TCGTTTACGGCCCTTGTTCCAGCCTCTGGGTCTCGCCGTAATCCTGTCGACTCCTCAGCCACTTTAACCATGCGCTCGTAAAGTGCCTTATTGTTCTGGGCTGCCTTCACCTGATAAGTGTTGACAGCCACGTTCATAGCACCAGGCAATAGGAAAGCTCCGGCGAAGAAAGAAATTCCCGCTCCGATTCCTTCTTCTATGATCGCCCCGGCCCATTCCTCTGCCGAGGCATACTCGACATCTCTCCCCCTACGATCTACCTGCCATTTGAGGAACTCCTCTCCCCCTATGTTTATAGCTCTCTCCGCCATCTCCGTTCCAACTTCAGAGGTGTATGAGGCAAAGGCATCGGCAAGTCCAGAAAGGACACCACGCAAAATCGTAGGACGAAGGAAGAGAGACGAAGTTATCATCCCCGCCCCCTCGACTCCACCCAGGGCCTTAACTCCAGGAATGCGGCTGAGGACAGCATTTAGCCCAACAGTCTCTGCCCCAGCGGACAACACCCCCACAACCTCAGCTGCGATAGCGATAAAAGGCTCCCCGAGAATATCCGAAAAGGCAACGCCGTTATCGTCCGTCATGGACATAAACGTCCTGTAGGCCATCTCTGTAGCGAGTCCCTTGTACTCTACGAAAGCGTCTTTTCTGTATGTCGCCCCCGCCACGTTACCGGCCAGGGCCAAAGTCTGTCCTGCCAGATTCGATTCGGACACACCGCCAGTCAAGGCCGCGGCTATTCCACCGGAGGCCTTACCCAACATAGCACCGTCATTAGGCAGTTTCGAGGCATACCATGCAGCTACAGCTCCTCCAGCCAACAGAGGCATAGCCCAGCCCTTAGGCAAAAAAGCCTTTTTTAAAGGCTGAACTTGGAAACCTGCTGTCTTGCCAGCACCTTGCAATACTTGATCCCAAAGAGAGTCAGAGGGCTCTTTCGACATGACAGATAAAAGAGCCCCCCACTCAGCTTGTTCTTGATCTGTCAGGCCCTCGGTTCGCTCTTTCCTGGACAAGTCGGAATACCGGTACAGCGCCATGGTCTCATCGTAACCGGCCTTCGGCTGCTCCCAAAACGGCTTGACCTCCGCTTCCTTGATCCGGGCGATAGACTCATTGCGTATATTTTCCATCTCCCGGAGGGATATAACATCATCGGCAAACACCCCATAGATATCTCTGGCACTCAAAGCGGAAGAAGTCTTGGGATACGATTCAGGGAGGTCAGCAAGATCTCTAAGCTTGTCCCTTGTCTTGGCTTCCTTCATATACTCTTGATCGTCCAGCATAGATGGAGGCCAATCGTTGTCATTAGCCAACCTCTTCTTTTCGGCATAGGCATCAGGAGACTCGTCGACATTGTGCCGAACAGTATCGTTCAACCACAGACGTCTCGCCTCAATCTCCTCCTCGGGAGTCAAAGGCACAAAAGAAAAGCCCCGAGGACTATTGTCCTCAGGGCTTACCGTCTCAAGAGGCTTGGAGCCCCCTCCTGGTTCTTCCTTTTGCCATAATTCAGCGGCCTCTCTCTCCTCCTCCGGAGTGAGGGGAACGATCTTCATGGCGACACCTCCTACTTGGAATCTTCTAGTTTACCTAAAGTCTTTCCGTTCTCGTCGTACAAATAGGGCCCTTTGATGTGTCCTATTTTCCCACCGTCGATATCCCAAACCGCACCGTGCTCTATCTTCACATACTGGCCGAAGGGTCGCCAAAACTCATATCCTAGTGGGATCTTATAGCCCTTAGACTTCTCGTTAGGCCAGTAGAAGGGCTTCTCCCTCACGACATGGGTCTTCATCTGATCCTCGATGATCTTCACTTTTTCGGTATAAGACAATTGCCGTCCGAGCTTTTGCTCCTCATCGGCTATCTTTGCGTTGGACATTTCGACTATCTCGGAGCCTTCTGGGCTCCCATAGTCGATTTTGTACTTCGACATGATCTGCTTAGTGCCCTCATGCAAGCTATAGGTCAAAGCAGGCCCACCTGCGGACTTCTCCACCTGCCTGTACATCTCGTTATATCGGTTCCGGTCGTTAAACGACAAGTCTGCTCCAAATTCAGCATAGAAGGAAGTCCATGTCGGGTATTTCTCAAAAAGTGACCTATCATCAAGATGAGACTGTATGCGAGTAGCTGCTACTGTATGGACTTTTACTTGATCCTCAATAATTCCTACTTTTTCGGTATAAGACAATTGCCGTCCAAGCTTTTGCTCCTCATCGGTTATCCTGGCATTGCTTTCCTCTATTATTGTAGCCCCCTCCCTGCTTCCGTAATCTATACGGTAATCCGACATAATTTGTCGAGCAGACTCGTCCAGTTTATAAGTTAGAGCAGGATCGGCTGCGGATTTTTCAACTTGCCTATACATCTCGTTATATCGATTGCGGTCGTTAAACGAGAGATCCGCCCCAAACTCGGAATAGAAAGCCTCCCACGTGGGGTATTTCTCAAAAAGGTTTCTGTCGTCAAGGTAGCCCTGGATATTGGTAGCTACCTCCGGTGAAGTCTGTGGCAAATTCTCTCTGTAGGACTCTTCTTTTAAATACATTTCATTGTATCGATTACGATCAGCAAACGATAAATCCGCCCCAAACGCTGAGTAAAAGGAGCTCCACGTAGGGTATTTCTCAAAAAGGTTTCTGTCGTCTAGGTGAGCCTGAATACGAGTAGCCGTTTCCGGCGATGTTTGTGGCAACTTTTCTCCGGCATAAGTCTCCCTAGCGTAGTTTCTAAGGCTGGCCTGGTGGCGCCTTTTCATGCCACTGGACTCTATAGCCTCAAGAGCCTTCGACAGACTCCCCGCCCCATCAACAAGGTTATAGGTAGCATCGAACAGCTGTTCCTCTCTCTGCGCCTGGAAACGACGCTCGTCGGAGTACCTGGCCTGGATATACCTGGACAGAGAATCCTCCTTGTCTCCTTCATAGTGCTCCCGAACCCAGCGCATGGCCTCAGCCTCTCCATGCAGGCCAAACTTTCGATATAGTCGATCCGACTCCTCTTGGACGAATCGGCTTGTTTGAGCCTTATCTATACCGGCCTTTACAGCAGCCCTCTTCATGCCATCTATCTTCTCTTCATGAGCCTCGTATATCTTCGCCGCCAAATCAGGATCATCGGCATTAAGAGCTGCATCTATCCTGGCTATCTGAGCGGAGGAAACGAAATCCTTCGTAGCCTGATCAATAAAGCCCCCTCCCATGCCTGGGAACATCGTCTCTATAGAGGAACGGACGTCCTGGATTGCAGCGGAGACTATGGCCTCATCGTTATAATTCGCCGCCACATCATTCATTCTTTCCTTTATCGCCTGTTCGGCGGTAGCTGCCATCCACGACCGTCTCTGGGTTGCCTCATGACGGGCTATGGCATCCAGCTTAGCGTTCATCGACGCCAATGAGGAATGGCTAAAATTCATCCTCTGACGATCGTTAGCCAGTCCCCCGGTGATCTCCTTTATCTTCTTCTCGTAAAGTTGAGCTGCCTCATCGTATATCCCTACGGCATCCTTATTTTGCCTGGAGAAGACCCCTGACTCTGGATCGTTGAGAAACGACCTCTCCCAGGAAGCCAGGTTATTTTGCGCCTCGACAACTCGAGTAGCGTCCTCCTCCGCCTGCATCCTCTCGGCCACCTGGTTCAAACGCACCCCCGCCGACTCGAGAGCTCTACCTACCCCTGCGCCATAGGCATCTGGAGACGCTGGAGAGGACATACTAACGTCCAGCATAGGCTGAGGACCAGCTACCCGCCTTTGATACTGAGGAACCTTCATTATCGGAGCATCCTATCCGGGTGAATCAGGCTACTTTTTTTATCGTACCCCTTCCAGGTCCACGAGGAAGACACCTTAGGAGAGGACAACACAGAAGACGACAATAGGGAAGTACCCGCCCCTATGATTCCGCTAAACATAGCCGACTTCGCCTGTGATCTGGAGGCGGATGCCTGATTTTTATAGTTCACCGATTGAGCTCGATAGCCCCAGGCCCTGCGATCTCCGCTCAACTTTATATTCGCCGCATCGTCCTCCACCCCCTGGTGGGTGTCCATGAGCAAAGACAACGCACTACCGTAGCTTCCTGAGACCCCCGAGGCGCCTAGAAGGCTCTTCTGTTGGCCTGCGAACTGCTCTCCCTCCCGTCTAACTCTACGCTGTTCCTCGGCGGAATCCTGCTGAGCTATATCTGCCTGACTTTCGGCTATTTGAGCGTTTTGCTCCGCTATCTGGGCCTGTGCCTTTGCCGCCTGGGATGCCGCAATCCCCTGAGCTAAAGACCCAATAGCGGAAAGAGCCGTAGACAGGCCGCTCAACCCGCTAAATGCTCCGGAAGCGGCTCCGGCGGCCCCTCCAGCCCCAGCCATGGCAGTTAGCATTTCACCAATACACATCGAGATCACCGCTTTCTTTTCTCGTATCTGGTAAAGGACACTCCTGCCCGTTCCGTCCGATCCATCGCCTGGAAACCACACCACTTCAGCCAGCGTATCGATACTCTGTTTCTATCGTCCACATAGTTGAACAGCGATAGATAATCTTCCATGAGGGCGTCCATTATCTCTACAGAGTGACGCAAGAACGATATATAGTGAGCCTCTATAAGGTCGGTCCCAAGAAGCCATACGAGCCCCGTCCGCAACGTCTCCGACACGGGGACCACCCCTAACATTGCTGCCTGTTGGTCATCGACCCAGATCGTCCATGGGGAGGGCGTATTCCCAAAAGATAACCGGAGCCCATCGTATGGGAGCACTCTATGGGAAGCCAGCATCTCCAATCTGTCCGACTCTCTCATATGAGAGGCTATGGGCAGAATATCCAAGGCCGAAGCTGGCTCTATCCGTCTGCCCTGCCCGAAATCCCTAGGATTCATTGTCTATCACCGGCAGGACCGCCAATATCTCCATTGGATAGGGCGAATCCTGATAGAGCACCACGCTGCCTTCGTCTCCGAACCCACCTCGAACCGCCTGATATGCGTAACCGGTAAACAGCTGCGGCGGATCGACGTCTATTACCGGAGAAGGAGACGTACTTTTAAGATCCGACAGCCTGTCCAGATCGGGACCGACCTTAAGGTTCGTAGAGTCCTTGACCTTCACCTTCACGCCGGATATGCGCTTGCGTCTACCCATGGAGGTCCCTGTCCTCCCCTGGATCTCCATCTCCATAGTCCTGATATAAGAGGGATAAGGGAGCCCTATTAAAGCCCCGTTTGGGTCGTCTATCCCGGAGATATCCAACACCCCCTTAGACACCAGGCGGCCATCGTAGACAAAGCCATTGGCCAATACGGACACCTCCTTGCCTTCCAGGTGGGCGAAGGAAACGGAAGGACTATACCTAAGGGAGCAATCCAAAAACTGACCGCTATCCGCCCCAGGCGCACCGTTCCACCGATGAGCCAAACGCTCCACGTACCTCCGATACCCTCCGTTAACTTCCCGCCTCACGACGAAGAAGACCTCATCCTGGCAGTCTCCAGGGATAGAGCAGATGGACTCAAACTGGCCGTCCGTCTCGTGTAATGCCCAAGCGACGACCTCGTGCTCCTTCAGATAAGTGAGGGAGAGTAACTTCCCATCATCCCTAACCGCCCAAACAACCCCCCAGGGTTCGGACTGCAACGCCCAATCTACAATCGTGTGCCCATCTAATAGGTGGCGGGCTATTATCGACAAATCCGGTCCATCGTAGGCATCAGCATCGAGGCTATAGGCTATGCCTCTAACCCTCGTCTGATAACGCTGTATGTACATAATGACATTACCGACAACCAAGGGGCAAAGACCGGACGCCCCTCTCTCCCCTTGCGCCCGGACCAATATGGAGGAGGGAGATATAGCCTTGTTATCGCTACTAGGAGCAATGCGCCATTCTCCGCCAGTCGTAAGAAAGACCATAGACTCCAAAGAGACCATGCCGACTATACCGTTGACGGCTCTGCCTGGTATGGCGTGGTTGACTGTATCGCTGTCCTCCAAGGGCTCTCCCCAATCGAAAGCGTTGTAATCTCCGGTCTCGCTCATCCAGAACGCCTGAGGCTGTTCCGGCGTAGCGGCGAGCACAAGACGGTCCTGGAAAAAAGCACCTACCGAGGGGTATCCAGAATTGCCACCAAAGGCCTCCAGATACCAGCTGAGGACCTTCCGCCCATCGGTAACTACCAAAGCATCTCTCTTCACCAGGGCCTTGACCTGCGTAGGAGATACATACTGAGAGATGGACAACAGGCCATGCTCCTGCCCCTCAACGAGGCGCAGACTGTAGCTCATCTTGTAGGTAGGACCATCCACAGAGACAAGTCTCAGCCGTACCCTGGTACCGTCGTCAAAAACAGGAGCCGACCCTGTTATCACGTGGCTGAGGCCATCCTCCATAACGGCGTAATCGTGCCAGCTAGCACCGCTATCGGTGCTTTCCTGTAGACGAAAGGGGTTCTTTCCCGTATCTGTGGTGGCGAACTTGCCGGAGAACTCCCACTCGCCTGAGACCTCCCACCCCCCTGAGCCACCGCTTTCCACCAAAAGCCAATAAGCCGTCCAAGAGACACCTTCCCCTGGCTCGCTATCGGCGGTGGATATATGGGGCTGGTTGCACATATAGTAATAGGTGGCACCGCCCACGACATTAGAGACTAAGGCATTGCGGTAATAGTTGGTGTCTATCTTCCAGGCAGGACTCGACGTATCGCTATACCAGGGGTTACCGGTCGAGTTAGTATAATTCCCCACAGCGACTGTCTGGGAATACCTCGTATAGTCCAGCCTCAGCCAGCGACCAACATCTTTTGGATCGAAGGTAGCCTTCTGGGAATGGATGTAAACCGACTCCCCCCTCTTGCCTGTAGATCCCGATATAGCGGCCAAAGTCATACCGTTATCGTCATCGGTGTTCATCGGGCCCATAGGAGGAGGATCGAAGACCATGGTGCTCAACGTCCAATCGACGTGACTTGCCCTGGTCAAGGTCCTCGGCGAATAATCAGGGTGTAGCAGATAAAGGGTATCGGCAGACTGAACGTACCGGAGAAGCGGCAGGTCATCGGCTCTATAGGGAGTAGCCACCTCTACTGGAACTTCTCCCTTCATAACGATTCCAGCGACATTGTCGATTATCATGTAGATCCTCATGTACAGGTGCCCGAACTCCAGGGCATATGCCTGAGTAGTGGAGAACTGGAACGGTATCAGCCTGGCTTGCGATCCGAAATACTTCGCATTCCCCGCATAAAACGTACCAGGGCGATTGATCACTCCACCTTGGGGCATGATTATCACGTTTCGGGCCCTACGCAGGAAGGTATTGTACCGCTCAAGATCTATGCGGGCCCACAGGGACTCGGACGCCTCCCCTCCTGCGAAAGATGGGATTATAGGGAACAACGCCATAATCAGCGCCTCGCTTTGACGTATCTGCCACGCCGCCTTCGAGATTCCCTAGACTCCGCCGCGCCTGTCGCAGTGGCGGCATAATAGGCCCTCTGTGCTATCTCTTGAAGCTCCCTATGTCGTCCGTCCTGGGCGGACAAAGCCAGACAGCAATCCGCAGCCAATCTAGCTATCAAGGCTTGCCTGAAAGCGGGATCCCACAGCATAGGGTCATCCACAGCATAGATATACTGGGCATAAGCACCGACCAGATCAGTCAGAATGTAACGTCCATCCCTTCCGGAGGAAAGCTCATACTCCACAGGTAGACCGCTAGGCTCAATTTGGTCACAATACCTAAGCCCATCAGACTGGTCAGGAGCATATGAGTTGAACAGATCCAGTATCCTCACACAGTTCACAGGGTATTTGTATATCTTGCTCCAGACTGGATGGACCTCTCCTGCCACCTCCTGTAAGGCGGTAATTCGCCGTGCCCAGGGCCAGGGGAAGGCCGTCAGCAAGCTGTATAGTGCCACATCATACTGAGCGGCCAGAACCTCCGATTCTGCCGATCCTTCCTCAAGAGAAGTAATAGGGTTATTCGCCCCTATCCGATATAACGCCTGATTGCAGATATCGACACGTGTAAGGCTCAAACCAATCCCCCCTATCCCCTAAAATAGAGCGGAAGGGGAGATCAACCTCTCCCCTTCTTCGCTTCCTCTATAGCCTGTATCATCTCGTCTTTGTTCATCCTCGATGGCAAATCCAACCCATACCGAGTCTCAGCCACATGGACAAGATCCTTCTTTGTCAGTTCTTCCAGATCTACGTTGTCGGCATCCTTGACCGGCAACAGTCTCGGCAAAAGCTCCTCCTGAGTCGTCGAAAGGAGAATTCCGGGATCGTCTCTCACTGGCTCAAACCATCGAGAGACCAAGGAAGGATCGCTGAATTCCACAACGTCGCCCTTCCTGTGATAGCGTTGCCGCCTATCCAGACAATCGCAAAGAGCCCTGTATCGCATAAGAGCCCCTACACGTTGGCCACGTTGGTCTGAGCGGACGGCACCATAAAAATATCGAACTTACCGGCGGTTAGAGCCGCTACCGCTACGGTGATAACTCCCTTGCAATAACGCTTCATCCCCGTGGGAACCGGAATGCGTATCTCTGTGCCGGCCACGAGAGCGGCCTTTGCCTGGGCTCCCGACGTCCAGAGGGTCTCATATGTGCTGTTATCCTCTGATGTGGCCAGTCCGAAGGACACCGTAGCCGCTCCTGAGGACGCTACTGTGGTGTCCACTCTAACTACAAGAGTCATCGGGTAAGCCGGATCTCCATAGGCACCGAAGTCTATGATGCTCTCCGTGTCATGGACAGCGACGGTAGTCGGAGCCTGTCCATCTGCCAGGACCAGTTTGTCATCCAATATCATTTCAGTTCCTCCCTTTCTCTTAAGAGAACGAAACAGCAGACTCTGTATTCAAGAGCGCATCGCA
The uncultured Dethiosulfovibrio sp. genome window above contains:
- a CDS encoding Rho termination factor N-terminal domain-containing protein, which encodes MRYRALCDCLDRRQRYHRKGDVVEFSDPSLVSRWFEPVRDDPGILLSTTQEELLPRLLPVKDADNVDLEELTKKDLVHVAETRYGLDLPSRMNKDEMIQAIEEAKKGRG
- a CDS encoding Bbp16 family capsid cement protein — its product is MILDDKLVLADGQAPTTVAVHDTESIIDFGAYGDPAYPMTLVVRVDTTVASSGAATVSFGLATSEDNSTYETLWTSGAQAKAALVAGTEIRIPVPTGMKRYCKGVITVAVAALTAGKFDIFMVPSAQTNVANV